A single region of the Duganella sp. BuS-21 genome encodes:
- a CDS encoding class I SAM-dependent RNA methyltransferase, with translation MEAALAEELREIAQQSTTMKVHNEVPGGVHASGDLTDSYRINLHSRIASRVLMRMAASGYKTENDIYDLTLEQPWEEWFTYDHTIRVDVTAVKSPLKSLEFTTLKIKDAICDRFRDQFNKRPSVDTKEPDMRIVGFLDAYQFIVYLDTSGEALFKRGWRTETGDAPLRENLAAGLLRVSGWKPGMPLFDPMCGSGTILCEAAQMVQGIPAGARRRFAFEKFNDFEPQPWQDMKAAIKPNPLPAEPTIFGSDISGDMVAMARHNLLSAGVMFDVPLKQIEAQQVQAPSTQPGILLTNPPYGERIGVRGDSTVPQDELANSFYAELSTTLKQRFAGWTVFLFTADLGVPKLLRLKESRKTPFFNGALECRLFRFDMVAGFNRREAAKPKEV, from the coding sequence ATGGAAGCGGCGTTAGCCGAAGAACTGCGCGAGATCGCGCAACAAAGCACCACCATGAAGGTGCACAACGAGGTTCCGGGCGGCGTGCACGCTTCGGGCGACCTCACGGATTCGTATCGCATCAACCTGCACTCGCGCATTGCGTCGCGCGTGTTGATGCGCATGGCCGCCAGCGGCTATAAGACCGAGAACGATATCTACGACCTGACGCTGGAACAACCGTGGGAAGAGTGGTTCACCTACGACCATACCATCCGCGTTGATGTGACGGCGGTGAAGTCGCCGCTGAAAAGCCTGGAGTTCACCACGCTGAAGATCAAGGATGCGATCTGCGACCGTTTCCGTGACCAGTTCAACAAGCGTCCTTCGGTCGATACCAAGGAACCGGACATGCGTATCGTCGGATTCCTCGATGCGTATCAGTTCATCGTGTATCTGGACACCTCGGGCGAGGCGCTATTCAAGCGCGGCTGGCGTACCGAGACCGGCGACGCGCCGCTGCGCGAGAATCTGGCGGCGGGGCTGCTGCGCGTGTCGGGCTGGAAGCCGGGCATGCCGCTGTTCGACCCGATGTGCGGTTCGGGCACGATCTTGTGCGAAGCGGCGCAGATGGTGCAGGGGATTCCGGCCGGCGCGCGTCGTCGTTTCGCGTTCGAGAAGTTCAATGATTTCGAGCCGCAGCCTTGGCAGGATATGAAGGCGGCCATCAAGCCGAATCCGCTGCCGGCCGAGCCGACCATTTTTGGTTCCGATATTTCGGGCGATATGGTGGCCATGGCGCGTCACAACCTGCTCAGCGCGGGCGTGATGTTCGATGTGCCGCTCAAGCAGATCGAGGCGCAGCAGGTGCAGGCGCCGAGCACGCAGCCGGGTATTCTGCTGACCAACCCGCCGTATGGCGAGCGTATTGGTGTGCGCGGCGATAGCACTGTGCCGCAGGATGAATTGGCCAACAGCTTCTATGCGGAGCTGAGCACCACCTTGAAGCAGCGTTTTGCTGGTTGGACGGTGTTCCTGTTCACGGCGGATCTGGGCGTGCCGAAGTTGTTGCGCTTGAAGGAGTCGCGCAAGACGCCGTTCTTCAACGGTGCGCTGGAGTGCCGTTTGTTCCGCTTTGATATGGTGGCGGGGTTTAATCGCCGCGAAGCGGCCAAGCCTAAAGAAGTCTAA
- a CDS encoding 2-hydroxychromene-2-carboxylate isomerase produces MSQVCQYFFSAQSPWAYLGHERLVAMAREHGVRIELKPCDLSNVFGVSGGLPLAKRAPQRQAYRLVELARWSEFLGIPLKTQPQFFPVSPELANRMVIAARQVYGDDAALTLAGAFMRALWAEDRDIADEATLVLVAGACNLDGAALVAAAQTASVLAEYDNNTAEANAASVFGSPWYVLDGEHFWGQDRLDFLERAMQK; encoded by the coding sequence ATGAGCCAGGTATGCCAGTACTTCTTTTCCGCCCAATCGCCGTGGGCTTACCTGGGACATGAGCGTTTGGTCGCCATGGCGCGCGAGCACGGTGTGCGGATTGAATTGAAGCCGTGTGATTTGTCGAACGTGTTCGGCGTATCGGGCGGCCTGCCGCTGGCCAAGCGCGCGCCGCAGCGCCAGGCTTATCGCCTGGTGGAGCTGGCGCGCTGGTCGGAATTCCTCGGCATTCCGCTCAAGACGCAGCCGCAGTTCTTCCCGGTGTCGCCGGAGCTGGCGAACCGCATGGTCATCGCGGCGCGCCAGGTGTATGGCGACGATGCGGCGCTGACCCTGGCCGGCGCCTTCATGCGCGCGCTGTGGGCGGAGGACCGCGATATCGCCGACGAGGCCACGCTGGTGCTGGTGGCTGGCGCTTGTAATCTCGATGGCGCGGCGCTGGTAGCGGCGGCGCAAACGGCCAGCGTGCTGGCCGAGTATGACAACAATACGGCCGAAGCGAACGCCGCAAGCGTGTTCGGTTCGCCGTGGTATGTGCTGGATGGTGAGCATTTCTGGGGCCAGGATCGTCTGGATTTCCTGGAACGCGCCATGCAGAAGTAA
- a CDS encoding CopD family protein, with the protein MLWIKALHIFFVMAWMAGVFYLPRIFVNLAMETDKNSTARLLLMARKLYRFSMWLSVFAVVFGAILVYMQYGAHMPGWLHAKLTLVVLLIGYHHMCGGILKRFERGENQRSHKWFRVFNELPVFAMLAIVLLVVVKPF; encoded by the coding sequence ATGCTCTGGATTAAAGCGCTGCACATCTTCTTCGTGATGGCCTGGATGGCCGGCGTGTTCTACCTGCCGCGCATCTTCGTCAACCTGGCGATGGAGACCGACAAGAACTCCACCGCGCGCCTGCTGCTGATGGCGCGCAAGCTGTACCGGTTTTCGATGTGGCTGTCGGTGTTTGCGGTGGTGTTCGGGGCGATCCTGGTGTACATGCAGTACGGCGCGCACATGCCGGGCTGGCTGCACGCCAAGTTGACGCTGGTGGTGCTGCTGATCGGCTACCACCACATGTGCGGCGGCATCCTGAAGCGCTTCGAGCGCGGCGAGAACCAGCGTAGCCACAAGTGGTTCCGCGTCTTTAACGAGTTGCCGGTGTTTGCCATGCTGGCGATTGTTTTGCTGGTGGTCGTCAAACCATTCTGA
- a CDS encoding glutamate-5-semialdehyde dehydrogenase has product MDIKHYMEQLGQQARKASRAMARADSAQRNRALTLIADAIERDAETLRAANQRDMDAAAANGLAPAMLDRLALSDKAIATMVEGLRQIVALPDPIGEISGLKFRPSGIQVGQMRVPLGVIGIIYESRPNVTVDAAGLCIKSGNATILRGGSEAIHCNRALAKLVKEGLEGAGLPADGVQVVETTDRAAVGALITMPQYVDVIVPRGGKGLIARLMEEATVPMIKHLDGICHVYIDGKADLRKALDIAFNAKCHRYGTCNTMETLLVARSIASAVLPELAKLYAAKQVELRADAEAAALLQGYPHLAAATEEDWSTEYLAAILSVKIVADMEQAMDHINTYSSKHTESIVTEDHSAAMRFLREVDSASVMINASTRFADGFEYGLGAEIGISNDKLHARGPVGLEGLTSLKYVVFGHGEVRQ; this is encoded by the coding sequence ATGGATATCAAGCACTACATGGAACAACTGGGCCAGCAGGCGCGCAAGGCTTCGCGCGCCATGGCCCGTGCCGACAGCGCGCAGCGCAACCGCGCGCTGACGCTGATCGCCGATGCGATCGAACGCGACGCCGAGACCCTGCGCGCCGCCAATCAGCGGGACATGGACGCCGCCGCCGCCAACGGCCTGGCGCCCGCCATGCTGGACCGCCTGGCCTTGTCCGACAAGGCCATCGCCACCATGGTCGAGGGCCTGCGCCAGATCGTCGCGCTGCCCGATCCCATCGGGGAAATCTCCGGCCTGAAATTCCGCCCGAGCGGCATCCAGGTCGGCCAGATGCGCGTGCCGCTGGGCGTGATCGGCATCATCTACGAATCGCGTCCCAACGTGACGGTGGATGCGGCCGGCCTGTGCATCAAGAGCGGCAACGCCACCATCCTGCGCGGCGGCTCGGAAGCGATCCACTGCAACCGCGCGCTGGCCAAGCTGGTGAAGGAAGGCCTGGAGGGCGCAGGCCTGCCAGCCGATGGCGTACAAGTAGTGGAGACCACCGACCGCGCAGCAGTGGGCGCGCTGATCACCATGCCGCAGTACGTGGACGTGATCGTCCCGCGCGGCGGCAAGGGCCTGATCGCGCGCCTGATGGAAGAGGCCACCGTGCCGATGATTAAACACCTGGATGGTATCTGCCACGTCTACATCGACGGCAAGGCGGATCTGCGGAAGGCATTGGACATCGCCTTCAACGCCAAGTGCCATCGCTACGGCACCTGCAACACCATGGAAACGCTGCTGGTGGCGCGCTCGATCGCGTCGGCGGTGCTGCCGGAACTGGCCAAGCTGTACGCCGCCAAACAGGTCGAGCTGCGTGCAGATGCCGAAGCTGCGGCGCTGCTGCAAGGCTATCCGCATCTGGCGGCGGCTACGGAAGAAGACTGGTCGACCGAGTACCTGGCGGCCATCCTGTCGGTGAAAATCGTGGCGGACATGGAGCAGGCGATGGATCACATCAACACCTACTCGTCCAAGCACACGGAGTCCATCGTCACCGAAGACCACTCGGCGGCGATGCGCTTCCTGCGCGAAGTCGATTCGGCCTCGGTCATGATCAACGCCTCCACGCGTTTCGCGGACGGCTTCGAGTATGGCCTGGGCGCGGAAATCGGCATCTCCAACGACAAGCTGCACGCGCGCGGCCCGGTCGGACTGGAAGGCCTGACTTCCCTGAAATACGTGGTGTTCGGCCACGGCGAAGTACGTCAATAA
- the holA gene encoding DNA polymerase III subunit delta, whose translation MQLRLEALDGHLSKSLSQLYVITSDEHLLALEAADKIRKAARAQGYSERDVLTVERSFKWGELLAANQALSLFGDKKLIELRIPTGKPGKDGGAALQHYVKDLSPDNMTLITLPKLDWQTQKAAWVTSLQQAAVYIDIPQVERAHLPNWIGQRLAAQGQSADRQSIDFIADRVEGNLLAAHQEIQKLALLHEPGKLTYEQVHEAVLNVARYDVFKLSEAMLAGDPARLIRMLEGLKGEGEALPLVLWAVSDEIRTLLKLKAGMAQGRPLGALLKEHRIWGPKERMMDPALRRISLQTLEAAMKDAAQVDKMIKGLRAKAHAGDAWDAMLQLALKVARG comes from the coding sequence ATGCAATTACGGTTGGAGGCGCTGGACGGCCATTTAAGCAAATCGCTGTCGCAGCTGTATGTGATCACCAGCGACGAGCATCTGCTGGCGCTGGAGGCTGCGGACAAGATCCGCAAGGCGGCGCGCGCGCAGGGCTATTCCGAGCGCGATGTGCTGACCGTGGAGCGCAGCTTCAAGTGGGGCGAGCTGCTGGCGGCCAATCAGGCGCTGTCGCTGTTTGGTGACAAGAAGCTGATCGAGCTGCGCATCCCGACCGGCAAGCCGGGCAAGGATGGCGGCGCGGCGCTGCAGCATTATGTGAAGGATCTGAGTCCGGACAATATGACGCTGATCACGCTACCAAAGCTGGACTGGCAGACGCAGAAGGCGGCCTGGGTCACCAGTCTGCAACAGGCGGCGGTGTATATCGACATCCCGCAGGTGGAACGGGCGCATTTGCCCAATTGGATAGGCCAGCGTCTTGCCGCACAAGGGCAAAGCGCGGACCGGCAGAGCATTGATTTCATCGCGGACCGCGTGGAAGGCAATCTGCTTGCGGCCCATCAGGAGATTCAAAAACTGGCCTTGTTGCACGAGCCGGGCAAGCTGACCTACGAGCAGGTGCACGAAGCGGTGCTGAATGTGGCGCGCTACGATGTATTCAAGCTCAGTGAAGCGATGCTGGCGGGCGATCCGGCGCGCTTGATCCGCATGCTGGAAGGCCTGAAAGGCGAGGGCGAAGCGCTGCCGCTGGTGCTGTGGGCGGTGTCGGACGAGATCCGCACGCTGCTCAAGCTGAAGGCGGGCATGGCGCAAGGCCGGCCCCTGGGGGCGCTGCTGAAAGAGCATCGCATCTGGGGACCGAAGGAACGCATGATGGATCCGGCGCTGCGCCGCATATCGCTGCAGACGCTGGAAGCGGCTATGAAGGACGCCGCGCAAGTGGACAAGATGATTAAAGGGCTGCGCGCGAAAGCGCATGCCGGCGACGCGTGGGACGCCATGCTGCAATTGGCACTCAAAGTCGCCCGCGGCTGA
- the lptE gene encoding LPS assembly lipoprotein LptE yields the protein MATTSSRFLCAAVLAATLTLSGCGFHLRGDGGHYTLPFPTLYVGLPESSPLAIDLKRNIRSNGGTTVVSSAKDADGVIDVLSNPERTRSKTILSLNSNGRVRQYLLTYSIVFRVLNKQGVELLAPTAITLTRPIDFNETQLLAKEQEEALLYKDMQTDLVQQMMRRIAAVKTAGVSLPPPGPAPTGQQSSGQPSTIPPAVPIQ from the coding sequence ATGGCGACGACTAGTTCCAGGTTTTTATGCGCAGCCGTGCTGGCCGCTACGCTGACGTTGTCGGGCTGCGGCTTCCACCTGCGCGGCGACGGCGGTCATTACACGCTGCCGTTCCCGACGCTGTACGTGGGACTGCCGGAGTCGTCGCCATTGGCGATCGATTTGAAGCGCAACATCCGCTCCAATGGCGGCACCACGGTGGTCAGTTCCGCCAAGGATGCCGACGGTGTGATCGATGTGCTGTCGAATCCCGAGCGCACCCGCAGCAAGACCATTCTGTCGTTGAACAGCAATGGCCGCGTGCGACAGTATCTGCTGACCTACAGCATCGTGTTCCGCGTGTTGAACAAGCAGGGTGTGGAGCTGCTGGCGCCGACCGCGATCACGCTGACGCGGCCGATCGACTTTAATGAAACCCAGCTGCTGGCCAAGGAGCAGGAAGAGGCCTTGCTGTACAAGGACATGCAGACCGACCTGGTACAGCAGATGATGCGCCGTATCGCCGCCGTCAAGACGGCCGGCGTGTCGCTGCCGCCGCCGGGCCCTGCGCCGACCGGCCAACAGTCTTCTGGCCAGCCGTCGACGATTCCGCCGGCCGTGCCGATTCAATAA
- the leuS gene encoding leucine--tRNA ligase — protein MQDKYSPADVEKAAQSHWKAIDAYKAVENDPRFPKGKYYACSMLPYPSGKLHMGHVRNYTINDVMYRYLRMNGYNVLMPMGWDAFGMPAENAAMANNVPPAQWTYSNIAHMRAQMELMGLAIDWSREMTACKPEYYKWNQWMFLKMLEKGIIYKKTGTVNWDPIDQTVLANEQVIDGKGWRSGAPIEKREIPMYYARITDYADELLGFVDDKLPGWPERVRIMQSNWIGKSTGVRFAFPHEIKDADGALIGDGKMYVFTTRPDTVMGVTFCAVAAEHPLAVLAAQTNPELAAFNAECKLGSVIEADMATMEKKGMPTGLFVTHPITGDKVEVWVGNYVLMTYGDGAVMGVPAHDERDFAFAKKYNLPIKQVIQAEGQEFSTEAWQEWYGDKEISIVTNSGKYDGLRYAEAVDAVAADMAAKGLGEKKITFRLRDWGISRQRYWGTPIPMINCADCGSVPVPEKDLPVVLPEDCVPDGSGNPLNKYEAFLQCDCPQCGKPARRETDTMDTFVDSSWYYMRYTSPGADSMVDARNDYWMPMDQYIGGIEHAVLHLLYARFWTKVMRDFGLVKFDEPFTNLLTQGMVLNETYYREDAAGKKTWFNPADVDLTVDDKGRPQGAILKDDGQAVNIGGTEKMSKSKNNGIDPQAQIEQYGADTARLFTMFASPPEQTLEWSGSGVEGANRFLRRVWAFGYAQRDVIAAAGAPLNAAATTDASKTLRREVHKVLQQADYDVKRIQYNTVVSACMKMLNTLESAKDVEAAVLSEAYAIFLRLLNPVAPHITHVLWKELAYAGDILDAAWPQVDPAALEQSEIEMMIQVNGKLRGSVVVAKGADKAAIEAAALANEAVQKFIEGTPKKIIVVPGKLVNIVV, from the coding sequence ATGCAAGATAAATATAGTCCCGCCGACGTAGAAAAAGCCGCGCAATCCCACTGGAAAGCCATCGACGCGTATAAAGCGGTCGAGAACGACCCGCGCTTCCCGAAAGGCAAGTACTACGCCTGCTCCATGCTGCCTTATCCATCGGGCAAGCTGCACATGGGCCACGTCCGCAACTATACGATCAACGACGTGATGTACCGCTACCTGCGCATGAACGGCTACAACGTGCTGATGCCGATGGGCTGGGACGCCTTCGGCATGCCGGCGGAAAACGCGGCGATGGCCAACAACGTGCCGCCGGCGCAATGGACCTATTCCAATATCGCCCACATGCGTGCGCAGATGGAGCTGATGGGCCTGGCCATCGACTGGTCGCGCGAAATGACCGCGTGCAAGCCGGAATACTATAAGTGGAACCAGTGGATGTTCCTGAAGATGCTGGAAAAAGGCATCATCTACAAAAAGACCGGCACCGTGAACTGGGACCCGATCGACCAGACCGTGCTGGCCAACGAGCAGGTCATCGACGGCAAGGGCTGGCGCTCGGGCGCGCCGATTGAAAAGCGCGAAATCCCGATGTACTACGCCCGCATCACCGACTATGCCGACGAGTTGCTGGGCTTTGTCGACGACAAGCTGCCAGGCTGGCCTGAGCGTGTGCGCATCATGCAGTCGAACTGGATCGGCAAATCGACCGGCGTGCGCTTCGCCTTCCCGCACGAGATCAAGGACGCCGACGGCGCCCTGATCGGCGACGGCAAGATGTACGTCTTCACCACCCGTCCGGACACCGTGATGGGCGTGACCTTCTGCGCCGTGGCTGCCGAGCACCCGCTGGCCGTGCTGGCCGCGCAGACCAATCCGGAGCTGGCCGCCTTCAACGCCGAGTGCAAACTGGGCTCGGTGATCGAAGCCGACATGGCGACCATGGAGAAGAAGGGCATGCCGACCGGCTTGTTCGTCACCCATCCGATCACCGGCGACAAGGTCGAAGTCTGGGTCGGCAACTACGTGCTGATGACCTACGGCGACGGCGCCGTGATGGGCGTGCCTGCGCACGACGAACGCGATTTCGCTTTCGCCAAAAAATACAATCTGCCGATCAAGCAGGTGATCCAGGCCGAAGGCCAGGAATTCTCCACCGAGGCATGGCAGGAGTGGTACGGCGATAAAGAGATTTCCATCGTCACCAACTCCGGCAAGTACGACGGCCTGCGCTACGCGGAAGCCGTGGATGCCGTGGCCGCCGACATGGCCGCCAAGGGCCTGGGCGAGAAGAAGATCACCTTCCGCCTGCGCGACTGGGGCATTTCGCGTCAACGCTACTGGGGCACGCCGATCCCGATGATCAACTGCGCCGATTGCGGCTCGGTGCCGGTGCCTGAAAAAGACCTGCCGGTGGTGCTGCCGGAAGATTGCGTACCGGACGGCAGCGGCAACCCGCTGAACAAGTACGAAGCCTTCCTCCAGTGCGACTGCCCGCAGTGCGGCAAGCCTGCACGTCGCGAAACCGACACCATGGATACCTTCGTCGATTCGTCGTGGTACTACATGCGTTATACCTCGCCGGGCGCGGATTCGATGGTCGATGCCCGCAACGATTACTGGATGCCGATGGACCAGTACATCGGCGGTATCGAACACGCCGTGCTGCACTTGCTGTACGCGCGTTTCTGGACCAAGGTGATGCGCGACTTCGGCCTGGTCAAATTCGACGAGCCGTTCACCAACCTGCTGACCCAGGGCATGGTGCTGAACGAGACCTACTACCGCGAAGACGCGGCCGGCAAGAAGACCTGGTTCAATCCAGCCGACGTCGACCTGACCGTGGACGACAAGGGCCGCCCGCAAGGCGCGATCCTGAAGGACGACGGCCAGGCCGTGAACATCGGCGGCACCGAGAAGATGTCGAAGTCGAAGAACAACGGCATCGATCCGCAAGCGCAGATCGAACAGTACGGCGCCGACACCGCGCGCCTGTTCACCATGTTCGCTTCGCCGCCTGAGCAAACCCTGGAATGGTCGGGCAGCGGTGTGGAAGGCGCGAACCGCTTCCTGCGTCGCGTGTGGGCCTTCGGCTACGCGCAGCGCGACGTCATCGCCGCCGCAGGCGCGCCGCTGAACGCCGCCGCCACCACCGACGCCAGCAAGACCCTGCGTCGCGAAGTGCACAAGGTGCTGCAGCAGGCCGACTACGACGTCAAGCGCATCCAGTACAACACCGTGGTATCGGCGTGCATGAAGATGCTGAACACCCTGGAGTCGGCCAAGGACGTGGAAGCGGCCGTGCTGTCGGAAGCTTATGCGATCTTCCTGCGCCTGCTGAACCCAGTGGCGCCGCACATCACCCACGTGCTGTGGAAGGAACTCGCTTACGCCGGCGACATCCTCGATGCGGCATGGCCGCAGGTTGATCCGGCCGCGCTGGAGCAGTCGGAAATCGAAATGATGATCCAGGTGAACGGCAAGCTGCGCGGCAGCGTGGTGGTCGCGAAGGGCGCCGACAAGGCAGCCATCGAAGCCGCCGCACTGGCCAATGAGGCGGTGCAGAAGTTCATCGAAGGCACGCCGAAGAAGATCATCGTGGTGCCGGGTAAACTGGTCAACATCGTAGTTTAA
- a CDS encoding helix-turn-helix transcriptional regulator — protein MACVWAARAPASPHVHRVLPDNCVDILWQDGGQPGFAVGMMSKAILVASERAVRTLAVRFKPGMAGPFLATPLNVLTDQRADIDLLWGRSDADRLTDALWTSEAPERTLLALIEQELLQRLRTAATAGTPLVQRALQALDGSAGVLRVEDLAQQLRVSRQHLAAQFRAHVGLSPKLYARICRFRRATAPLQHEPDWSGLAAECGYFDQSHLIHDFQELAGSTPERFHFSNRPAR, from the coding sequence GTGGCATGCGTCTGGGCGGCGCGTGCGCCGGCTTCGCCGCATGTGCATCGGGTGTTGCCGGATAATTGCGTCGATATCCTCTGGCAGGATGGCGGACAACCGGGCTTTGCCGTCGGCATGATGAGTAAGGCCATCCTCGTTGCCAGCGAGCGAGCGGTGCGGACGCTGGCGGTGCGCTTCAAGCCCGGCATGGCGGGGCCGTTCCTGGCCACGCCGCTCAATGTACTCACCGACCAGCGCGCCGATATCGACCTGCTGTGGGGCCGCAGCGATGCCGACCGGCTGACGGATGCGCTGTGGACCAGCGAGGCGCCGGAGCGCACACTGCTGGCACTGATCGAGCAAGAATTACTGCAACGGCTGCGCACCGCTGCGACGGCCGGCACGCCGCTGGTGCAGCGCGCGCTGCAGGCGCTCGACGGCAGCGCCGGCGTGCTGCGCGTCGAGGATCTGGCGCAGCAGTTGCGCGTCTCGCGCCAGCATCTGGCGGCTCAATTTCGCGCGCATGTCGGCTTGTCGCCCAAGCTGTATGCGCGGATTTGCCGCTTCCGCCGCGCCACGGCGCCCCTCCAGCACGAACCGGACTGGTCGGGGTTGGCGGCCGAATGCGGCTACTTTGACCAATCTCATTTAATCCACGATTTCCAGGAACTGGCCGGTAGCACACCCGAACGATTCCATTTTTCCAATCGGCCCGCTCGGTGA
- a CDS encoding VOC family protein, whose translation MIKGLRTVAYPVQDLAAAKDWYAKVFDTAPYFDQPFYVGFNVGGFELGLIPDGTPGTTGSMVYWGVDDIDAEVARITGLGATIHHAIQDVGEGIRTVELADPFGNLLCLILNPHFDLKAVR comes from the coding sequence ATGATCAAGGGATTGCGCACGGTAGCCTACCCGGTCCAGGACCTGGCCGCCGCCAAGGACTGGTACGCCAAGGTATTCGACACCGCCCCCTACTTCGACCAGCCGTTCTATGTCGGCTTCAACGTCGGCGGCTTCGAGCTCGGCCTGATCCCGGACGGCACGCCCGGCACCACCGGCAGCATGGTCTACTGGGGCGTGGACGATATCGACGCCGAAGTAGCCCGCATCACCGGCCTCGGCGCCACCATCCACCACGCCATCCAGGACGTCGGCGAAGGCATCCGCACGGTGGAACTGGCCGACCCGTTCGGCAACCTGCTGTGCCTGATCCTCAACCCGCACTTCGATTTAAAGGCGGTCCGTTAA
- a CDS encoding DUF4411 family protein codes for MRAFDTSSIVYAWDNYPIQKFPRLWAWIANQLVHGEIVFPSVVVDEVRVVSPDCYDWLTVVGFQQLPMTEEILMQALEIKAWLGIDNPRGAGGVGENDIFIVCAAAANGCGLVSNEAVQAVLPAHRQKYKMPAVCGLPRLNVNCINFLQYLNSSQGEFG; via the coding sequence ATGCGGGCGTTTGATACGTCTTCAATTGTCTATGCCTGGGATAATTATCCCATCCAAAAATTTCCTCGGCTATGGGCCTGGATTGCCAATCAGCTGGTGCACGGCGAAATAGTATTTCCTAGTGTCGTTGTCGATGAAGTTCGCGTGGTGTCGCCTGACTGTTACGATTGGTTGACTGTGGTTGGTTTTCAGCAGCTGCCTATGACGGAAGAAATCCTCATGCAGGCTTTAGAGATAAAAGCGTGGCTTGGAATCGACAACCCGCGTGGAGCCGGTGGGGTCGGAGAGAATGACATCTTCATTGTTTGTGCCGCTGCAGCTAACGGCTGTGGCCTGGTCTCCAATGAAGCCGTTCAGGCTGTCTTGCCAGCGCATCGTCAAAAATACAAGATGCCTGCCGTTTGCGGACTTCCTCGCTTGAATGTTAACTGCATTAACTTTCTTCAGTATTTAAACTCTTCGCAGGGAGAGTTTGGCTAA
- a CDS encoding ImmA/IrrE family metallo-endopeptidase, whose product MIKLTFQWISNFRMYNLSMERIRSINPERIVWCCDDYGISLAVLATELGISLPTLESVVEGEGKGLTFNQLSKMAAYFGRGILFFLERDPVNEERVHTAAFRTLANQKPELSVRLRALIERVEWQRTIYLSLIEEMADSDFPRFLPPEISVANIPNAARLVRQWLGLDNRNAFTFDTYRSAVEAKGILVFRSNGYNGKWQIPADSPVLGFALYDLTCPVIVVKKQEFEPVQSFTLMHELGHILLHRSSSIDDDDDMHSHRGGERDANAFAGMVLVPDEFLALIDDARRPDAVADFDEWLTPYRRAWGVSGEVILRRLLDSGRLTRMDYANYRAWKAQQTVQPAQAGGARIYRHREPKHIFGDRFVRTILDALSSQRITLAKASSYLDGLKVSDVHELEKHYAGV is encoded by the coding sequence GTGATTAAATTGACATTCCAGTGGATCTCAAATTTCCGCATGTATAATTTATCTATGGAACGCATCCGCTCAATCAACCCCGAACGTATCGTCTGGTGCTGCGACGATTACGGTATTAGCTTAGCGGTTCTTGCTACGGAACTCGGCATCTCGCTGCCAACGCTGGAAAGCGTGGTTGAGGGCGAGGGGAAAGGATTGACCTTCAATCAGTTGAGTAAAATGGCGGCATACTTCGGCCGAGGCATTCTTTTCTTTTTGGAGCGAGATCCAGTGAACGAGGAGCGCGTTCACACTGCGGCTTTTCGGACCCTTGCCAATCAAAAGCCAGAGCTGTCGGTGAGATTGCGGGCCTTGATTGAGCGCGTTGAGTGGCAGCGAACAATTTATCTCTCGCTGATAGAGGAGATGGCTGACAGCGATTTCCCTCGATTCCTGCCCCCGGAGATTTCTGTAGCCAATATTCCGAATGCTGCTCGCTTGGTACGGCAATGGCTAGGCTTAGACAATAGAAATGCCTTCACATTTGACACGTATAGGTCGGCGGTAGAAGCGAAGGGAATACTCGTTTTCCGTAGCAACGGCTATAACGGAAAATGGCAGATACCTGCGGATAGCCCTGTTTTGGGGTTTGCCTTATACGATCTTACCTGTCCAGTTATCGTCGTGAAAAAACAGGAATTTGAGCCAGTTCAGTCATTCACCTTAATGCATGAACTCGGACATATTTTGCTTCATCGTAGTAGTTCCATTGACGATGATGATGACATGCATTCGCATCGTGGCGGCGAGCGTGATGCCAATGCCTTTGCCGGCATGGTGTTAGTCCCGGACGAATTTTTAGCGCTGATTGATGATGCGCGGCGACCTGATGCCGTAGCTGATTTTGACGAATGGCTCACCCCTTATCGCCGTGCATGGGGAGTCAGTGGCGAGGTGATTTTGCGTCGTTTGCTGGACTCTGGGCGTTTGACACGTATGGATTACGCCAATTATCGCGCGTGGAAAGCGCAACAAACAGTTCAGCCAGCACAAGCCGGAGGGGCGCGAATCTATCGCCATCGTGAACCCAAGCATATTTTTGGCGACCGGTTCGTGCGAACTATCCTTGATGCGCTGAGCAGCCAGCGTATTACGCTCGCCAAAGCGAGCAGCTATTTGGATGGCTTGAAGGTCAGCGATGTGCATGAGCTAGAGAAGCACTATGCGGGCGTTTGA